The Pseudomonadota bacterium sequence CCTCGGCGTGAACGCCCCCGGTGAAACCACATGATGGGCGGCCACGCGGGGGCGCCCCTATCTGCGGGGGATGAGGATGACGCCGGCTGGATGCGCGAAGCCCTCCTGCTCGCCCAGCGCGCGCGAGATATTGGCGAGGTGCCGGTCGGAGCGGTGCTGGTCCGCGAGGGTGAGGTGCTGGGCGAGGGTTGGAACTGCCCCATCACCCGGCGCGATCCGAGCGCGCACGCGGAGGTCATGGCCTTGCGCGCGGCCGCGAGTCGTGCCGGCAACTATCGCCTACCGGGCACGACCCTGTACGTGACCTTGGAGCCCTGCGTCATGTGCGCCGGGGCCATCCTTCACGCGCGCCTCGCGCGGGTCGTCTTCGGCGCCCCGGACCCCAAGGGCGGTGCCGCCGGTAGCGTGTTCGCGGTGCTCGGTACGGAACGCTTGAACCACCGGGTTGAGGTGCAAGGCGGCTGCCTCGGTGAGGCGTGCAGGAAGGTCCTGCAGTTGTTTTTCCAGGAACGTCGCAGGGACTCGGCTGGCCCAAGCGGATAGCGAACCGTCGAATAGCGAACCGTGTACAGGCTGGCCGAGGCAGTCGGAGGGACCCTCAGTGCGCGGGGGTATAAGCTGGTCACGGCCGAGTCCTGCACCGGGGGTTGGTTGGCCCAGGCCATCACCGCGGTGCCGGGCAGCTCGGGCTGGTTCGAACGCGGCTTCGTGGTGTATTCCAACGCCTCGAAATGCGAGGTCTTGGGGGTGCGGGCGGAGACCCTGGCTCGCTTTGGTGCGGTGAGTACCGAGACGGCCGCCGAGATGGCAGAGGGGGCATTGCAGGCGAGCCACGCCGACGTGAGTGTCGCCATCACCGGGATCGCGGGGCCCGCGGGGGGCACCGCGGAGAGACCCGCCGGCACCGTATGTCTCGCTTGGCGGGGCGGCTCCCAACCGCCCCACGCGCGGGTCTTCCGGATCGAAGGTACGCGTGAGGGCGTTCGCCGCCAGGCCGTCGTCGCGGCGCTGGAAGGGCTCATTGAGCGACTCGGCAGCGGGGCCTAAAGAGCGGCTATTCCTGGCGCTCTGGCCGGACGACACGCTCCGGCATCGTATTGCCGAGGTGGCTACGGCGTGCCGGGTCAGTGGCGGCAGGGCGGTGACTCGCGCCAACTGGCACATCACCCTGGCGTTCCTCGGCAGCCTCGATGTCGAGAGGCGCCGCTCGGTGGAGCGTGTGGCCGACGCGGTCCGCGTGCCCGCTTTTGAGCTATCGATAGATCGTCTGGGGTTCTGGCCGCGTCCGGGCGGGATCCTGTGGCTGGGGACTTCCGAGCCGCCCGAGGCACTGGTCCGCCTCGCGACCCTGCTCGGTGAGGGGATATCGAGCAGTGGTATCGAGGTCGACCGGCGTCCCTTCCATGCCCATCTGACCTTGATGCGCCGCGTGGAGCGCGCGGTGCGGCTAGATCCGCCCAGCCCGCTGTGCTGGCCGGTCGCGGACTTCGTGCTGTGCGAGTCGGTGACCGATCCCGGCGGGGCGCGCTATCGGGTCCTCGCGCGCTGGCCGCTCCGCGAGTGATACGGCGGCGCGCCAAGTGGGCGGGCTTGTGCTAATCTCTATGCGGAACGGTGGCCGGTCGGTGGGTTACGGCGCGAAAAGCGCGCCTAACCCACCCTACATTAGGACATTGGCCCTACATCAGAACGTTGGTCCGGTAACAGACATTTGAAAACCCTCAAGGGAGACGGGATGGACGACAACCGGAAGCGGGCGCTCGGCATCGCGCTCGGCCAGATCGAAAAGCAATTCGGCAAGGGCTCCGTCATGCGCATGGGCGATGTGCGGGCGGTACGCGACGTCGAGACCGTGTCCTCGGGCTCGCTCGGCCTCGATATCGCGCTCGGGATCGGCGGCCTGCCGCGCGGCCGGGTGGTCGAGATCTACGGACCGGAGTCGTCCGGCAAGACCACGCTGGCGCTGCACGCGGTGGCCGAGGTACAGCGCCTGGGCGGGACGGCCGCGTTCGTCGATGCCGAGCATGCCATGGACCCGCCGTACGCCGGCAAGCTCGGTGTCGATGTCGCAGACCTCCTGGTTTCGCAACCGGACACGGGCGAGCAGGCGCTCGAGATCACGGACATGCTGGTGCGCTCCGGGGCCGTCGATGTCATCGTCATCGATTCCGTCGCCGCCTTGACACCCAAGGCCGAGATCGAGGGCGAGATGGGCGATTCCCACGTCGGCCTGCAGGCGCGGCTCATGTCCCAGGCGCTGCGCAAGCTCACGGGGAACATCAAGCGCTCCAACACGCTCGTCATCTTCATTAACCAGATGCGCATGAAGATCGGGGTCATGTTCGGTAATCCCGAGACCACGACCGGCGGTAATGCCCTGAAGTTCTATGCCTCCGTCCGGCTGGATATCCGCCGCATCGGCTCGATCAAGCGCGACGAAGAGGTGGTCGGCAACGAGACCCGGGTAAAGGTCGTCAAGAACAAGCTCGCCCCCCCGTTTCGAGAGGCGGTCTTCGACATCCTGTACGGGGAGGGCGTGTCGCGGAGCGGCGAGATCATCGATCTCGGCGTGAGTCACGGCGTGATCGACAAGACCGGGGCCTGGTACAGCTTTCGGGGGGAACGCATCGGTCAGGGCAAGGAGAATGTCCGCGGCTTTCTCAAGGACCACCCCGAGCGCGCGGCCGAGATCGAACGTGAGGTACGCGCCAAGGTGTTCCCGGTAGCGGCCGAGAAGGGTGCCGTCGTCGAGGAGGTCAAGGCCTGAGGGATGCGGGAGAGGAGGCCAAACGCACGGCCTTGCGACTCCTCGCCCGGCGCGAGCACAGCCGTAGCGAGCTCGCCGCCAAGCTCGCGGCGCGGGGGGTGGGGTCGGAGGTCGCGGAACACGTGCTCGCGGAGCTTTCGGCCGGCGCCCTGCAGAGCGATGAACGCTTCGCGGAAGACTATGCACGGGCGCGCATCGAACGCGGCTATGGACCCGAGCAGATCCTGGCAGGGCTCCGTGAACGGGGCATCGACCAGGCGATCCTCTTGCACCGTGTCGATCCCCGGGACCCCGCCTGGATCGAGCGGCTCGCCGAGGCGCGCCGGCGGCGCTTCGGCGACGTCTTGCCCATGGATCCGGGACAGCGGGCACGCCAGTGCCGGTTCCTGGTACGGCGCGGCTTTCCCGTGGGCCTCGTCCGCCGGCTCCTAGGACCCCTGGCTGGCGATAGCAGGGACGACGATGCCGGGGAAGACGCATGCCATGAGTAGCCCGGCGCTGCGCCGGGCCTTTCTGGACTACTTCCGAGGGCGCGAGCACGCCATCGTGCCGAGCGGGCCGCTCGTGCCCCAGAACGATCCCACCCTCCTTTTCACCAACGCCGGGATGGTGCAGTTCAAGGACGTTTTCCTGGGGCGCGAACAGAGGCCCTATCGG is a genomic window containing:
- the tadA gene encoding tRNA adenosine(34) deaminase TadA gives rise to the protein MGGHAGAPLSAGDEDDAGWMREALLLAQRARDIGEVPVGAVLVREGEVLGEGWNCPITRRDPSAHAEVMALRAAASRAGNYRLPGTTLYVTLEPCVMCAGAILHARLARVVFGAPDPKGGAAGSVFAVLGTERLNHRVEVQGGCLGEACRKVLQLFFQERRRDSAGPSG
- a CDS encoding CinA family protein — protein: MYRLAEAVGGTLSARGYKLVTAESCTGGWLAQAITAVPGSSGWFERGFVVYSNASKCEVLGVRAETLARFGAVSTETAAEMAEGALQASHADVSVAITGIAGPAGGTAERPAGTVCLAWRGGSQPPHARVFRIEGTREGVRRQAVVAALEGLIERLGSGA
- the thpR gene encoding RNA 2',3'-cyclic phosphodiesterase, whose translation is MSDSAAGPKERLFLALWPDDTLRHRIAEVATACRVSGGRAVTRANWHITLAFLGSLDVERRRSVERVADAVRVPAFELSIDRLGFWPRPGGILWLGTSEPPEALVRLATLLGEGISSSGIEVDRRPFHAHLTLMRRVERAVRLDPPSPLCWPVADFVLCESVTDPGGARYRVLARWPLRE
- the recA gene encoding recombinase RecA, with protein sequence MDDNRKRALGIALGQIEKQFGKGSVMRMGDVRAVRDVETVSSGSLGLDIALGIGGLPRGRVVEIYGPESSGKTTLALHAVAEVQRLGGTAAFVDAEHAMDPPYAGKLGVDVADLLVSQPDTGEQALEITDMLVRSGAVDVIVIDSVAALTPKAEIEGEMGDSHVGLQARLMSQALRKLTGNIKRSNTLVIFINQMRMKIGVMFGNPETTTGGNALKFYASVRLDIRRIGSIKRDEEVVGNETRVKVVKNKLAPPFREAVFDILYGEGVSRSGEIIDLGVSHGVIDKTGAWYSFRGERIGQGKENVRGFLKDHPERAAEIEREVRAKVFPVAAEKGAVVEEVKA
- a CDS encoding recombination regulator RecX, translated to MRLLARREHSRSELAAKLAARGVGSEVAEHVLAELSAGALQSDERFAEDYARARIERGYGPEQILAGLRERGIDQAILLHRVDPRDPAWIERLAEARRRRFGDVLPMDPGQRARQCRFLVRRGFPVGLVRRLLGPLAGDSRDDDAGEDACHE